The nucleotide sequence AAATTCGGCGGGCGGATGGAGGGGATCGACCGGGGGTTGCGGGAGAACGGTCTCTCCTACCTCCTCTTCCTCCGACTGGTCCCGGCGTTCCCCTTCTTCCTGGTCAACATCGCGTGCGGAGCCACCGGCCTGCCGCTGCGTACCTACGCCCTCGGAACGCTGGCGGGGATCGTTCCGGGGAGCCTGGTGTTCGTCAACGCGGGGGCGAGCCTTGCGGCCATCGAAAGCGTGAGCCAGGTCGCCGGCCCGCGCGTCCTAGGGTCGTTCGCGCTGCTCGCGCTGTTCGCCCTCCTGCCCACGATCATCAACGCCGTGAAGAAGCGGGGGGGAAATCGTTGATCGCTCGTTGGATGAACCGGGGGATTCTCGCCGCCTCCGGCCCGCGGATCGGGGAGCGCGGTCCGGGACATGGGACGACTCTTTACGGTTAGGGAGCGTAAGGATTTCCGCCGTGCCGCGACGGATGAATAGTGGAATCGGAAGCGGCGGGCGGCTGAAAGTCAGCGCCCCCGACGTCCGGCCGATCATCCAATGAATCGACTGGAGGCGAATGAGCCATGGAAAAATGGATGACAGTGACGATGGGAAGGGGAGAGTTTCTTCGGACTGCCCTGCTCCTGGCGGGAGGCACGCTGCTTGATCTGACGATCCCGCAGGATCGGGCGCGCGCCTCGGAGGTTCCGATAAGGATCTATTCCGCAGCTCAAAAGGGGTATGTCATGACGGAAAAAGTCATCAGGACGGAGAAGGAGTGGCAGGCTCGACTTTCCCCGGAACAGTTCCAGGTCACCCGGAAGAAGGGAACGGAAAGGGCGTTTACCGGGAAATACGCGAACCACAACGAGAAGGGGGTCTACCGGTGCGTGTGCTGTGAAACGGACCTGTTCCGCTCGGAGACCAAGTACGAATCCGGGACGGGATGGCCCAGTTTTTTCGCCCCGATCGCCAAGGAGAATATCCGCACCGAGAGCGATACGAGCTGGTTCTCGAAAAGGACCGAGGTCCTTTGCGCACGGTGCGATGCCCACCTGGGCCACGTGTTCGATGACGGGCCGAAACCGACCGGGCTTCGCTACTGCATGAACTCGGCGGCTCTTACGTTCGCCAAGGTGTAGATGGCGGGGAAATAAGGGGGGAACTCCATGTCGAAGCGAAACGTGTCCTTGATATCGATGATGTTGTCGCTGATCGTTTCCACCCCGGTCATGGCCGGGATTTTCTACCACACGGGTTTTCAAATTGCGGGATCGGAGGGAACGGCAATGGCGGGCACATTGGAGAATGGAGCGGCGCGTCGATCCGCGGCGATCCCTCGGATCGACGCTTCCCTGCCGGGAGTGACGGAGACAGCGACGTTCGCCTTGGGCTGATTCTGGGGTCCGGACTCCCGGTTCGGGAGTCTCCCAGGCGTTCTCCGCACCCGTGTCGGGTACACGGGAGGGTCGACGAAGGACCCCGCATACCACAATCTCGGGGACCACATCGAGACAATCGAGGTGGACTTCGACCCGTCCGTGATCTCCTATGGGAAATTGCTCGATCTCTTCTGGGCAAGCCATGACCCGCGGGAGCAGCCCGGGAGGCGGCAGTACATGTCCGCGATCTTTACCCACGGCGACAAACAGAAAAACCTGGCGTTCAAGGCGAAGGAGCGTGAAGCCGCCCGGAGGAGCGGAAAGGTCCACACGGAGATCTTGCCGGCGTCCACGTTCTACCTGGCCGAGGAGTATCACCAGAAGTATGCGCTCCGGGGGAGGTCGGAACTCATGAAGGAGTACGAAGCGATATATCCGGCATTCAACGATTTTCTTGCATCCAGAGCCGTTACGCGCGTCAATGGGTACGTGGCAGGTTACGGGTCGTGCGAGACCCTTCGGAAGGAGCTCGACGAACTCGGTTTATCCCCCGCGGGAAGGAAGCGTTTGGAGGATATCGTGTGTCCTCCGGGTGCCAAGAAGGAAAGGAGCACTGGGGCGGCATGTCCGGCGGGTTGATGCTCCAGGAGGGGGATCGTCACATGACGTTGAATTCGCCAATGGCGCGGGTTCTGATCGCGTGCCTCTTTGTGCTGCGGGCTCCTGTTCCTGAAGGAGCGCATGCGGAGGGAACGGAATGTCCCTGAAGGATCGGATCGCGGAATTCAATGCGAAACGGAACCGGCCGCCGGAGGTCATGGCGATCGTTCGCCGGGGGATCGACTACGTGAGGGAATCAGGGGCCGCTGGTCTGCGGATCGGGGAACGTGCGCCGGACTTCGCGCTCCCGAACCATCGGGGAGAGATGGTGCGCCTTTCCGACCGGCTGTCCAGGGGCCCGGTGGTCCTCAATTTCTACCGGGGCGTCTGGTGACCGTACTGCAACCTGGAGCTGGCAGCTCTGGCGAAGGAATTGCCCGCGATCCGGTCGCTCGGCGCGGACCTTGTGGCCGTGAGTCCCGAGCTCCCCGACAATACGCTCACGATGGCGGAGAAACATGCGATTCCCATCGACATACTCAGCGACGCGACGAGCGAGGTGATGAAAGCGTACCGACTCTGGTTCACGGTCCCGGCGGAGGTCAAGGCGCTGTACCTCGAGAAGTTCGGCATCAACCTCGAAAAGTACAACGGCGCCGGGCGGTGGGAGCTTCCGGTTCCCGCGACCTACGTGGTGGACCGGGACGGGATCGTCCGCGCGGGAGAGGCCGACCCCGATTATACGGTGCGCATGGAGCCGTCGGATATCCTGACGGCGATCCGGGACATACCAACCTGAAGGGAACGGGAGGTTCGGGATGGAGACGTATTACGACCCCGCCGATCTCGAGAGATTCGGCGATATCGGGAAGGACGCGCCGGAGCTCGCGAAGAAGTATTTCGACTATTACGCGGAGGTGTTCCGGGAGGGGGAATTGACCGCGCGGGAGAAGGCGCTGATCGCGCTCGGCGTGGCCCACGCGGTGCAGTGCCCCTACTGCATCGACGCCTACACGCGGGCGTGCCTGGAAAAGGGGTCGAACCTGGCCGAGATGACCGAGGCGCTCCACGTCGCCAACGCCATCCGGGGGGGCGCATC is from Deltaproteobacteria bacterium and encodes:
- a CDS encoding TVP38/TMEM64 family protein: KFGGRMEGIDRGLRENGLSYLLFLRLVPAFPFFLVNIACGATGLPLRTYALGTLAGIVPGSLVFVNAGASLAAIESVSQVAGPRVLGSFALLALFALLPTIINAVKKRGGNR
- the msrB gene encoding peptide-methionine (R)-S-oxide reductase MsrB, which codes for MTEKVIRTEKEWQARLSPEQFQVTRKKGTERAFTGKYANHNEKGVYRCVCCETDLFRSETKYESGTGWPSFFAPIAKENIRTESDTSWFSKRTEVLCARCDAHLGHVFDDGPKPTGLRYCMNSAALTFAKV
- a CDS encoding redoxin domain-containing protein; this encodes MSLKDRIAEFNAKRNRPPEVMAIVRRGIDYVRESGAAGLRIGERAPDFALPNHRGEMVRLSDRLSRGPVVLNFYRGVW
- a CDS encoding redoxin domain-containing protein, with translation MPAIRSLGADLVAVSPELPDNTLTMAEKHAIPIDILSDATSEVMKAYRLWFTVPAEVKALYLEKFGINLEKYNGAGRWELPVPATYVVDRDGIVRAGEADPDYTVRMEPSDILTAIRDIPT
- a CDS encoding carboxymuconolactone decarboxylase family protein, translating into METYYDPADLERFGDIGKDAPELAKKYFDYYAEVFREGELTAREKALIALGVAHAVQCPYCIDAYTRACLEKGSNLAEMTEALHVANAIRGGASLVHGVQMRKIAESLSM